From the genome of Geobacter sp. SVR, one region includes:
- a CDS encoding YjbH domain-containing protein, with the protein MFLKVLKSEEFVRYWLCLFLIGSVCISSGIASAEPATFHNGLSLQGYTGILNTPSAHVTEEGWFYGLYTNQKDLEFRNDGKIQENYLFSVGLFNFVELGGRFTELTSQQGGFIIRDLSASIKVTSEPLFRRYSYIPVLAAGIEDIGGGATFFRTKYIVGSQDIWRLRLSVGYGDGPDRMKGVFAGGEFKAHDWVYLLGEYDTRETNVGARIVLPQFWKVPIQFTATAKTSLDYKPGNFDVAVGFSLPLDFKVRKQGPGTGNRGPAEPSENQIPETEPSSESRGVVSSSEKQDSMHPVQKQGTTSISPNHQSPASDSPVSPIPNTQSPASDFSASGSGPLVPVAPPIPNLQSPVTTITALRDRLVQEGFINVRVGTTSSSALVIEYENARFNHNELDGVGMVAGIASQMAPEGTESLRMVLKRHDIPMVRLTMPLRTVQGFLEGSVTRGELNDALAVSFDTATDDADFLSGTANKGFLKSSLMIYPGLTTFIGTEFGVFDYVLSIKPDLLVNAWKGAVINARWDIPIAWSDNLNDGGVYSSSRNPARMERLMLFQAFKPFPDLMVNLGAGLIQPHIYGTLNEAMWSPGNGTHRFRVLQAYGENDRTHQDVTSYLGSYRYYLSPLDLYLEGTGGRFWAQDTGFSVEMKRFFGDSAVSVYYKNTAGTDDKRWQAAGIQFSFPLTFGRDMKHYYSMQVRGTDEWSYAQETTLKNHNVNDPRGSLNYLAPYPLAINPQPVTALYRAYYNRDRLSEAYIRGHLDRLRESWLRYKD; encoded by the coding sequence ATGTTTCTGAAGGTTCTGAAAAGCGAGGAGTTTGTGAGATATTGGCTTTGCCTCTTCTTAATAGGGAGTGTTTGTATTTCAAGCGGAATAGCTTCAGCGGAACCAGCAACCTTCCACAACGGCCTCTCACTGCAGGGATATACTGGTATCCTCAACACCCCCAGCGCCCATGTGACTGAAGAAGGGTGGTTCTACGGGCTCTATACGAATCAAAAAGACTTAGAATTTAGAAATGACGGGAAAATTCAGGAAAATTATCTATTCTCGGTAGGCCTTTTTAACTTTGTAGAATTGGGCGGAAGGTTCACCGAACTGACATCTCAGCAAGGCGGTTTTATAATCCGAGACCTCTCTGCAAGTATAAAGGTAACTAGTGAACCGCTTTTCAGAAGATACTCTTACATCCCGGTATTAGCTGCCGGTATTGAAGACATCGGAGGCGGAGCAACCTTTTTTAGGACAAAATACATTGTCGGTTCGCAGGACATCTGGCGCCTCCGCCTCTCAGTCGGCTACGGCGACGGCCCCGACCGCATGAAAGGTGTCTTTGCCGGTGGCGAATTCAAGGCCCACGACTGGGTATACCTGCTGGGAGAGTACGATACCAGGGAGACGAACGTAGGAGCCAGAATTGTATTGCCCCAGTTCTGGAAAGTACCGATCCAGTTCACTGCTACCGCCAAAACTTCTCTTGATTACAAGCCGGGCAACTTCGATGTTGCGGTAGGTTTCAGCCTGCCGTTGGATTTCAAAGTCAGGAAGCAGGGACCGGGGACCGGGAACCGGGGACCGGCAGAACCTTCTGAGAACCAGATCCCGGAGACTGAGCCTTCTTCTGAAAGCAGGGGAGTGGTATCCTCTTCTGAAAAGCAGGATTCGATGCACCCTGTCCAAAAACAGGGTACAACCTCAATCTCGCCCAATCACCAGTCACCAGCATCCGATTCTCCGGTTTCACCGATCCCCAATACCCAATCCCCAGCCTCTGATTTTTCTGCCTCGGGTTCTGGCCCCTTGGTCCCTGTCGCCCCGCCAATCCCCAATCTCCAGTCACCAGTAACCACTATAACCGCGCTGCGCGACCGGCTGGTACAGGAAGGCTTTATCAATGTACGCGTGGGAACGACCAGTTCTTCCGCACTTGTGATCGAGTACGAGAACGCGCGATTCAATCACAATGAATTGGACGGCGTGGGAATGGTAGCCGGCATTGCCTCACAAATGGCCCCGGAGGGTACCGAATCGCTTCGTATGGTACTGAAACGCCATGATATCCCGATGGTGCGGTTGACCATGCCGCTGCGCACGGTTCAGGGATTCCTGGAAGGTAGCGTCACGAGGGGCGAACTCAATGACGCACTTGCAGTCAGCTTCGACACTGCCACGGATGACGCGGATTTTCTGTCCGGCACCGCCAACAAGGGATTCCTGAAAAGTTCTTTGATGATTTACCCCGGCCTGACTACGTTCATAGGCACCGAATTCGGCGTATTCGACTATGTGTTGTCCATCAAACCGGACCTGCTGGTCAATGCCTGGAAAGGCGCGGTAATCAACGCGCGTTGGGACATCCCGATTGCATGGAGCGACAACCTGAACGATGGCGGGGTCTACAGCAGCAGCCGCAATCCGGCGCGTATGGAACGGCTGATGTTGTTCCAGGCCTTCAAGCCGTTCCCCGATCTCATGGTCAACCTGGGGGCGGGACTGATACAGCCCCACATCTATGGCACCCTCAATGAAGCGATGTGGAGCCCGGGCAACGGAACGCACCGTTTCCGCGTACTCCAAGCCTACGGCGAAAACGATCGGACCCATCAGGACGTGACCTCCTACCTGGGTTCATACCGCTATTATCTGAGTCCGCTCGACCTGTATCTGGAAGGGACCGGTGGTAGGTTCTGGGCTCAGGACACCGGTTTTTCCGTGGAAATGAAGCGTTTCTTCGGAGACTCTGCTGTTTCCGTTTATTACAAAAACACCGCAGGCACGGATGACAAACGCTGGCAGGCGGCCGGCATCCAGTTCAGCTTTCCGCTGACCTTCGGCAGGGACATGAAGCACTACTACTCCATGCAGGTGCGCGGCACGGATGAATGGTCATATGCGCAAGAGACTACCCTCAAGAATCATAACGTGAATGATCCCAGGGGCAGCCTCAACTACCTTGCCCCGTATCCCTTGGCCATCAATCCTCAACCGGTCACCGCCCTCTATCGGGCCTATTATAACCGTGACCGCCTGAGCGAGGCCTACATCAGAGGACACCTGGACAGGCTGCGGGAATCCTGGCTCAGATATAAGGACTAA
- a CDS encoding bacteriohemerythrin, with protein MNLINFYMNLSVRTKLYIFSGCFSFWLVVIAVLGVYNTHGVTAGVVEANKTINDIVHLEELSNECVSLRLNLVYGLIHTTRDKFDGTMIDADARIKRIDQMLAASRQNRSIRDDEAKQAAALDNAWTRYRDQAMKLMALEKSLFPGDRSSAVAFAVDNVAPLYKDLDSAITGFTKHYQSLNSEMYKKDLAQAKLFEWLSGGLAIFSILLAAFFSWLLTRNITRPILSLSHNARLMAEGDLRVEIKNNLRDEIGQLAESFTLIVNCLKEMISTLADSSSQISASSGVMQASADSMANAADHAVVQTTAVAVATEEMSATSGDISQNCNLAAESARRANDVAGHGAEVVENTIAVMQRIAERVHASARTVEELGRQSDQIGSIIITIEDIADQTNLLALNAAIEAARAGEQGRGFAVVADEVRALAERTTNATREIGTMIKSIQNDTKSAVAAMEKGVAEVKQGTHEAGRSGEALRSIQEEINNLNMQVQQMAVAAEEQTATTCEISGNIHQITDVVKSTSDNARQCVVLSQQLATLSTAIQEVVGKFTFSESNTFFAWNSSYSVGFDPMDQEHRKLVEIINQLYGAMRQGKGNERIGSTLDALVEYTRTHFAHEERLMKETGYAAYEEHKREHDNLSAQVRAIQEKYRSDSVLSLEVMSFVKEWLVNHIQGSDRRYGPHLRKSARTSRAAFPAI; from the coding sequence ATGAACCTGATCAATTTCTACATGAACCTGTCAGTAAGAACCAAACTGTATATTTTTTCGGGGTGCTTTTCGTTCTGGCTGGTCGTTATCGCGGTATTGGGGGTTTACAATACCCATGGGGTTACTGCCGGAGTTGTAGAGGCAAATAAAACCATCAACGATATCGTGCACCTGGAGGAGTTGAGCAACGAATGCGTATCGCTACGGCTGAACCTGGTGTACGGGTTGATCCATACCACCAGGGACAAATTCGACGGAACAATGATCGATGCGGATGCCCGGATCAAGCGTATCGACCAGATGCTCGCTGCTTCCCGGCAAAACCGATCGATTCGGGATGATGAAGCGAAACAGGCTGCCGCACTCGACAATGCCTGGACGCGCTACCGCGATCAGGCCATGAAGCTGATGGCACTCGAAAAGAGCCTGTTTCCCGGCGACCGCTCGTCGGCCGTTGCCTTTGCCGTGGACAACGTCGCTCCGTTATACAAGGATCTGGATTCGGCCATAACCGGTTTTACCAAACACTACCAAAGCCTGAACAGCGAGATGTACAAGAAAGACCTGGCCCAGGCCAAGCTCTTCGAATGGCTGAGCGGGGGATTGGCCATTTTTTCGATCCTTCTGGCCGCTTTTTTCAGCTGGCTGTTGACCCGCAACATCACCAGGCCAATTTTGTCGCTGTCCCATAACGCCCGCCTGATGGCGGAAGGTGATCTCAGGGTGGAGATCAAGAACAATCTGCGTGATGAGATAGGCCAACTGGCCGAGTCATTCACACTGATCGTGAATTGCCTGAAGGAAATGATCAGCACCCTGGCTGATTCATCCTCCCAGATTTCGGCTTCGTCCGGGGTCATGCAGGCAAGTGCCGACAGTATGGCGAATGCAGCGGATCACGCGGTCGTGCAGACCACCGCCGTCGCAGTTGCCACCGAAGAAATGTCGGCCACATCCGGCGACATCTCGCAAAACTGCAACCTGGCCGCTGAGAGCGCCCGACGGGCCAATGACGTGGCGGGTCATGGCGCTGAAGTCGTGGAAAACACCATTGCCGTCATGCAGAGGATCGCCGAGCGTGTGCATGCGTCCGCGCGGACCGTGGAGGAGCTTGGCAGGCAGAGCGACCAGATCGGCTCGATCATAATCACCATCGAGGATATTGCCGACCAGACCAACCTGCTGGCGCTCAATGCGGCCATCGAAGCTGCCAGGGCAGGGGAGCAGGGGCGCGGCTTCGCCGTGGTAGCGGACGAGGTCAGGGCGCTTGCGGAGCGGACCACCAATGCCACCCGTGAAATCGGGACGATGATCAAGTCCATCCAGAACGACACCAAATCTGCCGTTGCCGCCATGGAGAAAGGGGTTGCCGAAGTCAAACAGGGCACCCATGAAGCCGGGCGTTCAGGTGAGGCCTTGCGGAGCATTCAGGAGGAGATCAACAATCTCAATATGCAGGTGCAGCAGATGGCGGTCGCCGCCGAAGAGCAGACCGCCACGACCTGCGAGATCAGCGGCAACATCCACCAGATCACCGACGTCGTCAAAAGCACGTCGGACAATGCCCGGCAGTGCGTTGTGCTCTCGCAGCAGCTCGCCACCCTTTCCACGGCGATACAGGAAGTTGTCGGAAAATTCACCTTCTCCGAATCGAATACCTTCTTTGCCTGGAACAGCAGTTACAGCGTCGGTTTTGACCCGATGGACCAGGAACACAGGAAACTGGTGGAGATCATCAATCAGCTCTATGGCGCCATGCGGCAGGGCAAGGGCAACGAGCGAATCGGTTCCACGCTCGACGCCCTGGTGGAGTACACCAGAACCCATTTCGCACACGAAGAAAGGCTGATGAAGGAGACCGGCTATGCCGCCTACGAAGAGCATAAACGTGAGCACGACAATCTGTCGGCACAAGTTCGGGCAATCCAGGAAAAATATCGTTCGGACAGCGTATTGAGTTTGGAAGTGATGAGCTTTGTCAAGGAGTGGCTGGTGAACCATATCCAGGGATCTGACAGGCGTTACGGCCCGCATCTAAGGAAGAGCGCCCGTACGTCCAGAGCTGCCTTCCCCGCTATCTGA
- a CDS encoding HD-GYP domain-containing protein: protein MMRNMDEQRATVLIVDDAPENIRLLNGALMDDYIVKVATRGMKAIEVARSTRVDIILLDVMMPEMDGFETCRRLKADPLTRRIPVIFVTARDEVEDESVGFSCGGVDYITKPIRYPVVRARIKTHLALYDQKRALESIVRERTAELTETRREILNRLGRAAEYRDNETGMHVSRVCRYSRIIALEYGLPEEEAELLYNAAPMHDVGKIGIPDSILLKTGRLDEEEWRIIRSHCEIGYKIIGSHASDLLKCAAVLALTHHERWDGSGYPAGLKGYDIPVFSRVLAIADVFDALTSVRPYKKAWQVDEAVEEIRRCSGTHFEPEMVQAFLRRIPELVEIKEQFADPNEPDITDRATPTLQSL, encoded by the coding sequence ATGATGAGGAACATGGATGAGCAGCGCGCTACGGTCCTCATCGTCGATGATGCACCGGAAAACATACGGCTTCTCAACGGCGCCCTGATGGACGATTACATCGTCAAGGTGGCGACCAGGGGGATGAAGGCTATCGAGGTGGCCCGATCCACGCGGGTGGATATAATCCTGCTCGACGTGATGATGCCGGAGATGGATGGCTTCGAAACCTGCCGCCGTCTGAAGGCGGACCCACTGACCAGGAGGATCCCGGTCATTTTCGTAACGGCCCGCGACGAGGTGGAGGACGAATCGGTGGGATTCTCCTGCGGCGGGGTCGACTACATCACCAAGCCGATCCGTTACCCCGTTGTGCGGGCACGGATAAAGACCCACCTGGCACTCTACGATCAGAAACGGGCCCTGGAGAGCATCGTGCGGGAGCGCACGGCCGAGTTGACGGAAACCCGCAGGGAGATTCTCAATCGTCTCGGCCGGGCGGCGGAATACCGGGATAACGAAACCGGCATGCATGTCAGCAGGGTGTGCCGCTATTCCCGGATCATTGCCCTGGAATACGGGCTTCCCGAGGAGGAGGCGGAACTGCTTTACAACGCGGCCCCCATGCATGACGTGGGAAAGATCGGCATTCCCGACAGCATTCTGCTCAAGACGGGCAGGCTTGACGAGGAGGAGTGGCGCATCATCAGGAGCCATTGTGAAATCGGCTACAAGATCATCGGCTCCCATGCCTCCGATCTGCTGAAGTGTGCTGCCGTGCTGGCTCTGACCCATCACGAGCGATGGGACGGCAGTGGCTATCCGGCCGGACTGAAAGGGTACGACATCCCGGTTTTCAGCAGGGTTCTCGCCATTGCCGACGTCTTTGACGCCCTTACCAGCGTGCGCCCCTACAAAAAGGCCTGGCAGGTCGACGAAGCGGTCGAGGAGATCAGGAGGTGCAGCGGCACGCACTTCGAACCGGAGATGGTACAGGCCTTTTTACGGCGCATTCCGGAACTGGTTGAGATAAAGGAACAATTTGCCGATCCGAATGAACCGGACATCACTGACCGAGCGACGCCCACTTTGCAATCCCTATGA
- a CDS encoding PAS domain S-box protein — protein MKFDDMKLRSIAIIAVMLTIIACLVVHRAVAQGMSDASDIVATIGVLLAAVVTIVGLTWIASRWRGSETEAALEALRRSEDQLRLILDSAAEAIYGTDLEGNCTFCNTACVCLLGYSSPDELVGKNMHSQIHHSHKDGSPFPEAECPIHLSLWKEGGIHVHDQVFWRADGTCFPVEFWSYPQFRNGEIVGAVVTFLDISERIMAEENVLKLSRAVENSPATVAITDSQGIIEYVNPKFTQTTGYLPDEAIGKNPRILKAAVQSDEFYRELWATISEGKEWRGEFCNKKKNGEIYWEYASISPLRDESGAITHYVAVKEDITERKRIADELQRAKDEADAANRAKSQFLANMSHEIRTPLNAIIGFSALALEHELSPQLLDFVGKISTSAASLLRIINDLLDFSKIEAGKLDMESTEFRLDETLAHVMAVVQQKAAEKGLELLLDVSPQVPGHLMGDPFRLTQVIINLLGNAVKFTETGEVALSVALHEQKGDSVTLRFSVRDTGVGLTPESLAKLFRPFTQADGSTTRRFGGTGLGLSISKQLVEMMEGEIWGESEPGQGSKFSFTARFDLAGEGHSPNVPLMPGERRGMDARAAAGWLTGVRLLVVDDNEINRQLAWEFLKKTGATIDLVASGREAVDRVAGEARGYDLVLMDAQMPEMDGYEATRRIRADGRFGRLPIIAMTAHALAEEVQKSRDAGMDDHITKPIDVQTLFRTIQTHLRRPLPVPPSPAPGGVGQEEGVVIPPIEGLDSDHALKRVEGDRRLYLQIVEMFVLGHADSPAAIAAALAEGNRELAERIAHTTRGIAGSIGASHLQEIAAALEQAIRHGEHRHSLDGILQRFEAEMHRLVRILKEALPAADSQPDDTDTGIDMSRAGVTLLHLYRYIRENDSRAEFYLDECRKELAGLPRQEVERLRSALAGYDYDAALVILAALSERMGIPLPVPGEDQLP, from the coding sequence ATGAAATTCGATGATATGAAACTGCGCTCTATCGCCATAATTGCCGTAATGCTCACCATCATCGCCTGTCTTGTTGTTCATCGCGCCGTTGCACAAGGAATGAGCGACGCCTCGGACATTGTCGCCACCATCGGCGTCCTGCTGGCAGCTGTCGTCACCATCGTCGGCCTGACCTGGATCGCATCGAGGTGGCGCGGCAGCGAAACCGAGGCTGCCCTTGAAGCCCTGCGTCGCAGCGAAGACCAACTGCGCCTCATTCTGGACTCGGCTGCCGAGGCGATCTACGGCACCGACCTGGAGGGAAACTGCACCTTCTGCAATACTGCCTGCGTCTGCCTGCTCGGTTATTCCAGCCCGGACGAACTGGTGGGGAAAAACATGCATTCCCAGATTCATCACTCCCACAAGGATGGTTCGCCCTTTCCGGAGGCGGAATGTCCCATTCATCTCTCCCTCTGGAAAGAGGGGGGTATCCATGTTCACGACCAAGTGTTCTGGCGTGCCGACGGCACCTGTTTTCCGGTGGAGTTCTGGTCATATCCCCAATTCCGCAACGGCGAAATCGTCGGCGCTGTGGTGACGTTTCTGGATATATCGGAGCGGATCATGGCCGAGGAGAACGTGCTCAAGCTCTCCCGCGCCGTGGAGAACAGTCCGGCCACCGTGGCCATAACCGACAGCCAGGGCATCATCGAGTATGTAAATCCCAAATTCACCCAAACCACCGGATACCTGCCCGATGAAGCCATCGGCAAGAACCCGAGGATTCTCAAGGCTGCGGTACAGTCGGACGAGTTTTACCGGGAGCTGTGGGCTACCATCTCGGAGGGCAAGGAATGGCGCGGTGAATTCTGCAACAAGAAAAAGAACGGGGAAATTTACTGGGAATATGCCTCCATCTCTCCCCTGCGTGATGAGAGCGGAGCCATTACCCATTATGTGGCGGTCAAAGAGGACATCACCGAACGGAAACGCATCGCGGACGAGCTGCAAAGGGCAAAGGATGAGGCCGATGCGGCCAACAGGGCCAAATCGCAGTTTTTGGCCAACATGAGTCATGAAATCCGTACCCCCTTGAATGCCATTATCGGTTTTTCGGCCCTGGCGCTGGAACACGAACTTTCGCCGCAGCTTCTTGATTTCGTCGGCAAGATCAGTACCTCCGCCGCTTCGCTGCTGAGGATCATCAACGACCTGCTGGACTTTTCCAAGATAGAGGCGGGCAAGCTGGACATGGAGAGCACCGAGTTCAGGCTTGACGAAACCCTTGCCCATGTCATGGCCGTTGTCCAGCAAAAGGCTGCCGAGAAGGGGCTGGAACTGCTGCTCGACGTTTCCCCCCAGGTGCCCGGTCATCTGATGGGCGATCCGTTCCGGCTCACCCAAGTCATCATCAACCTGCTGGGCAATGCCGTAAAGTTCACGGAAACCGGAGAGGTGGCATTGAGCGTTGCGCTTCACGAGCAAAAGGGCGACAGCGTAACGTTGCGCTTTTCGGTACGGGACACCGGGGTGGGGCTCACGCCCGAATCCCTGGCCAAGCTGTTCCGTCCCTTTACCCAAGCCGACGGCTCCACGACCAGGCGATTCGGTGGCACCGGCCTGGGGCTTTCCATCTCGAAACAGTTGGTGGAGATGATGGAGGGCGAGATCTGGGGCGAGAGCGAGCCGGGGCAGGGCAGCAAGTTCAGTTTTACGGCCCGGTTCGATCTGGCAGGTGAGGGTCATTCACCGAATGTCCCCCTTATGCCCGGCGAAAGACGGGGCATGGATGCCCGCGCAGCAGCCGGCTGGTTGACGGGGGTGCGGCTGTTGGTCGTGGACGACAACGAAATCAACCGGCAGCTGGCTTGGGAGTTCCTGAAAAAGACCGGGGCCACGATCGATCTGGTCGCCAGCGGCAGGGAGGCGGTGGACAGGGTCGCCGGGGAAGCCCGGGGGTACGACCTGGTGCTGATGGATGCGCAGATGCCGGAGATGGACGGCTACGAAGCAACCCGCCGGATCAGGGCTGATGGCCGCTTTGGGCGGCTCCCCATCATTGCCATGACAGCCCACGCCCTGGCCGAAGAGGTACAGAAAAGCCGGGATGCAGGAATGGACGACCACATTACCAAGCCGATCGACGTGCAGACCCTGTTCAGGACCATTCAGACCCATCTGCGCCGGCCGCTTCCGGTGCCGCCATCTCCCGCTCCGGGAGGGGTGGGGCAGGAGGAGGGAGTTGTCATCCCTCCCATCGAGGGGCTGGATTCGGACCACGCCCTGAAACGCGTTGAAGGAGACAGGAGGCTGTACCTGCAGATAGTTGAAATGTTCGTGCTCGGGCATGCTGACTCGCCGGCAGCCATCGCCGCAGCACTGGCCGAGGGTAATCGGGAACTCGCGGAGCGGATCGCTCACACCACCAGGGGAATAGCCGGAAGCATCGGTGCATCGCATCTCCAGGAAATCGCGGCAGCCCTGGAACAGGCCATCAGACATGGCGAACACCGGCATTCGCTCGATGGGATCCTGCAACGCTTCGAGGCCGAGATGCACCGTCTCGTACGGATTCTGAAAGAGGCCCTGCCTGCCGCAGACAGCCAACCGGATGATACGGACACCGGGATCGACATGAGCAGGGCCGGAGTGACACTGCTTCACCTGTATCGCTACATTCGTGAAAACGACAGCCGGGCCGAATTTTATCTGGACGAATGCCGGAAAGAGCTGGCAGGATTGCCACGGCAAGAGGTCGAGCGGCTCAGGTCCGCCCTGGCCGGCTACGACTACGATGCGGCCCTGGTGATTCTGGCCGCGCTTTCGGAAAGAATGGGGATCCCGCTCCCCGTGCCGGGGGAGGATCAGTTGCCATGA